The following are encoded in a window of Lacinutrix sp. WUR7 genomic DNA:
- a CDS encoding DegT/DnrJ/EryC1/StrS aminotransferase family protein, translating to MPGFELFGDKERKEVNDVLENGVLMRYGFDAMRNGHWKAKELEQALQDKLQVQHAQLVSSGTAAVSIAMAAAGIGAGDEVIMPTFTFVASFEAIMMLGAVPVLVDIDDTLTLNPEAVKKAITPNTKAVMPVHMCGSMANLDALKNICDTNNLILIEDSSQATGATYKGKPLGSIGDLGCLSLDFVKIITAGEGGVVLTNNPKYALHADHFSDHGHDHKGNDRGAETHPFLGYNFRISELHAAVGLAQINRLDEFVAIQKKNYTILRDALAQIPEVVFRTVPEGGEESYSFLSFFLADLETTRKASAALKENGIDACFHYYDNQWHYIRKWQHLKDLKTLYPIPAEVKKGLKYLETADYSKSDDFIARNISCLIKLSWTEEEVKLRAEKMVAAIRASI from the coding sequence ATGCCTGGATTTGAACTTTTTGGAGATAAAGAACGTAAAGAAGTAAACGATGTACTAGAAAATGGTGTGCTGATGCGCTATGGTTTTGATGCCATGCGAAACGGACATTGGAAAGCAAAAGAACTAGAACAAGCTTTACAAGATAAATTGCAAGTACAACACGCACAATTAGTGTCTAGTGGTACCGCTGCGGTTTCTATTGCAATGGCTGCTGCAGGAATTGGAGCAGGTGATGAGGTTATCATGCCTACATTTACTTTTGTTGCCAGTTTTGAAGCTATTATGATGCTTGGCGCTGTTCCTGTTTTAGTGGATATCGATGATACGCTAACTTTAAATCCGGAAGCCGTTAAAAAAGCAATTACACCAAATACAAAAGCGGTTATGCCTGTCCATATGTGCGGAAGTATGGCAAATCTAGATGCTTTAAAAAATATTTGCGATACGAATAATTTAATATTAATCGAAGATTCTTCACAAGCAACAGGAGCAACCTATAAAGGGAAACCTCTTGGTAGTATTGGTGATTTGGGATGTTTGTCTTTAGATTTTGTAAAAATAATTACCGCTGGAGAAGGTGGTGTGGTACTAACAAACAATCCGAAATACGCATTGCATGCAGATCATTTTAGTGATCACGGACATGACCATAAAGGAAACGATAGAGGTGCAGAAACACATCCTTTTTTAGGATATAACTTCCGTATTTCAGAATTACACGCAGCAGTTGGTTTGGCACAAATTAATAGATTAGACGAATTTGTAGCGATTCAGAAAAAAAATTATACCATTCTTCGGGATGCTTTAGCACAAATTCCAGAAGTTGTTTTTAGAACGGTTCCGGAAGGAGGAGAAGAAAGCTATTCGTTTTTAAGTTTCTTTTTAGCGGATTTAGAAACCACCAGAAAAGCTTCGGCAGCATTAAAAGAAAATGGTATCGATGCTTGTTTTCATTATTATGATAACCAATGGCATTATATTAGAAAATGGCAACATCTTAAAGATTTAAAAACATTATATCCTATTCCTGCAGAAGTGAAAAAAGGATTGAAATACTTAGAAACTGCAGATTATTCGAAATCTGACGATTTTATAGCTAGAAATATCTCTTGTTTAATAAAATTATCTTGGACGGAAGAAGAAGTAAAACTTCGTGCAGAAAAAATGGTTGCAGCAATTCGTGCTTCGATTTAA
- a CDS encoding thioredoxin family protein translates to MKNLILIVAFAFVSSVFSQEEEMSNLNWLTDIDQAKSVSSKEKKPILVYFTGSDWCPPCKMLKEDFFNSPAFEEKAKSMVLLMVDMPRRIDIISPEQKEKNIALVHKYNKNGSYPNIVALNASGKVIGEISGYTFLRETDRHDAFVDSVLENY, encoded by the coding sequence ATGAAAAATCTAATTCTAATAGTAGCTTTTGCTTTTGTAAGTAGTGTTTTTTCGCAAGAAGAAGAAATGTCTAACCTAAATTGGTTAACAGATATTGATCAAGCAAAATCCGTATCTTCTAAAGAGAAAAAACCGATTTTAGTATATTTCACAGGAAGTGATTGGTGTCCGCCTTGTAAAATGTTGAAAGAAGATTTTTTCAATTCGCCAGCATTTGAAGAGAAAGCAAAAAGCATGGTGCTTTTAATGGTAGATATGCCAAGAAGAATAGATATTATTTCTCCAGAACAAAAGGAGAAAAATATAGCACTAGTACATAAATATAATAAAAACGGTAGTTACCCAAATATTGTTGCCCTTAACGCAAGTGGAAAGGTTATTGGCGAAATTTCGGGATATACCTTTTTAAGAGAAACAGATAGACACGATGCATTTGTAGATTCTGTATTAGAGAATTATTAA
- a CDS encoding nitroreductase family protein translates to MNIIDHLSWRYATKTFNQELLVDKKSLQILCDAFNLTATSYGLQPIKLVVIQDKKLQADLVEHSMNQQQVAQASQVLVFCIETNINKEFILNYFNRIKNIRDTPDAILNPFRDFLIDDFSKKQQEAIEDWATKQAYLAMGNMLTVCATQGIDSCPMEGFSPEKYDEILDLKSKGLKSVLIMPIGYRAEDDMFAGFKKVRKTVSESVILHQQ, encoded by the coding sequence ATGAATATAATAGACCATTTATCTTGGCGATATGCTACAAAAACCTTCAACCAAGAACTGTTAGTTGATAAAAAATCTTTACAAATACTCTGTGATGCATTTAATCTAACAGCAACATCTTATGGCTTACAACCTATAAAGTTGGTGGTCATTCAGGATAAAAAATTGCAGGCAGATTTAGTAGAACATTCTATGAATCAGCAGCAAGTAGCACAAGCATCGCAGGTATTAGTATTCTGTATTGAAACCAATATTAATAAAGAATTCATACTAAACTATTTTAATAGAATTAAAAATATAAGAGATACGCCAGACGCTATTTTAAATCCGTTTCGCGATTTTTTAATCGATGACTTCTCTAAAAAACAACAAGAAGCCATTGAGGATTGGGCAACCAAACAAGCCTATCTAGCCATGGGAAACATGCTAACCGTTTGTGCTACACAAGGCATTGATTCTTGTCCGATGGAAGGATTTAGCCCAGAGAAATACGACGAGATATTAGATTTAAAAAGCAAAGGATTAAAATCGGTATTAATAATGCCAATTGGCTATCGCGCAGAAGACGATATGTTTGCCGGATTTAAAAAAGTAAGAAAAACGGTTTCCGAATCGGTAATCCTACACCAACAATAA